The following coding sequences lie in one Rutidosis leptorrhynchoides isolate AG116_Rl617_1_P2 chromosome 6, CSIRO_AGI_Rlap_v1, whole genome shotgun sequence genomic window:
- the LOC139852960 gene encoding IRK-interacting protein has product MATTTTTIMPEQQSKQKDHHKTAAANSEVSKQEIKTAIAKAVELRALHAALLQTNNSPAHFRLPAVSPVSRHASQLSAQDYPVFTPSYDDVPRNQTFQSCWDECSVNGGGNDDLRFFSDYKNPNTSSRTLLPSDLMSIVPHTYRSDDQNSVTNSSNHNHVTLLRTSPGTDISRSRRNSLGDFRSITSCNTCKPATLSTNANNVAENGGKIHKYSNLVVPMTDSHTSVQSHSKAKSGMSLSWLFPRLNKKKHKNMESSSSPNRIDSDDASFKHSGIMSIEALKKELIEANERRDMALTEVSEMKSSIGDLKEKLEYLENYCEELKKALGQAVLQNDSENSRVVKKGTKPVDGNNENMPVSNEVMVEGFMQIVSEARLSVKHFSKTLVAQIDEEDTTLLENLNSILQPYKLSLDSKYSKVVLCHLEAIINQSLYQDFENCVFQKNGSPKLLDPQQERQAQFSSFCALRNLSWNEVLRKGTKYYSEEFSKFCDQKMSGIITALNWTRAWPEQLLQAFFVAAKCIWLLHLLAFSFSPALGILRVDENRSFDGAFMEDVFVDRQRSQNPTRVKVMIMPGFYVHDRVLKCKVLCRYKNAG; this is encoded by the exons ATGGCTACAACGACAACTACTATTATGCCAGAACAACAATCAAAACAGAAAGATCATCATAAAACAGCAGCAGCAAATAGTGAGGTTAGTAAACAAGAAATAAAAACAGCAATTGCTAAAGCTGTTGAACTTAGAGCACTTCATGCTGCTTTGTTACAAACTAATAATAGTCCGGCACATTTTCGGTTGCCGGCGGTCTCCCCTGTTTCACGCCATGCTTCTCAATTATCTGCTCAAGATTACCCTGTTTTCACCCCT AGTTATGATGATGTACCACGAAATCAAACTTTTCAAAGTTGTTGGGATGAATGTAGCGTAAACGGAGGAGGTAACGACGATTTACGATTCTTTTCTGATTACAAGAACCCCAACACATCTTCACGAACATTGTTACCATCTGATTTGATGAGCATTGTCCCTCATACGTACCGATCTGATGATCAAAATTCTGTCACAAATTCGTCAAATCATAACCACGTTACACTCTTACGAACATCGCCTGGAACTGATATATCTAGGTCGAGAAGAAACAGTCTTGGTGATTTTAGATCAATTACATCGTGCAACACATGTAAGCCCGCGACACTTAGTACAAATGCTAATAATGTGGCGGAAAATGGAGGGAAAATTCATAAGTATTCGAATTTGGTGGTACCAATGACGGATTCGCATACATCGGTTCAATCTCATTCTAAAGCCAAATCGGGAATGAGTCTTTCGTGGTTGTTTCCTCGTTTAAACAAGAAGAAACATAAAAATATGGAGAGTTCGAGTTCTCCAAACCGGATAGATTCGGATGATGCATCTTTTAAACATTCGGGGATTATGTCGATTGAGGCATTGAAGAAAGAACTGATTGAAGCTAACGAGAGACGGGACATGGCGTTAACGGAGGTTTCGGAGATGAAATCTTCGATAGGCGATTTGAAAGAGAAGTTGGAGTATTTAGAGAATTATTGTGAAGAGCTTAAGAAGGCGTTAGGTCAAGCGGTTTTACAAAACGATTCTGAAAATTCTCGAGTTGTAAAGAAAGGGACGAAGCCCGTTGATGGAAACAACGAAAACATGCCGGTTAGTAATGAAGTAATGGTGGAAGGGTTTATGCAGATCGTTTCGGAAGCAAGATTATCGGTGAAACATTTTAGTAAAACGTTAGTAGCTCAAATCGATGAAGAAGATACAACATTATTGGAAAACTTAAACTCGATTCTTCAACCTTATAAGTTATCGTTAGACTCCAAGTACTCAAAAGTAGTATTGTGTCATCTCGAAGCGATTATAAACCAATCATTATATCAAGATTTTGAAAATTGTGTGTTTCAAAAGAATGGTAGTCCGAAACTTTTAGACCCGCAACAAGAACGCCAAGCACAATTCTCTTCGTTTTGTGCGCTTAGAAACTTGAGTTGGAATGAGGTGTTGAGAAAAGGAACAAAGTATTATAGTGAAGAGTTCAGTAAGTTTTGTGATCAGAAAATGAGTGGGATCATTACAGCTTTGAACTGGACCCGGGCCTGGCCCGAACAGTTGTTGCAAGCGTTTTTTGTTGCGGCTAAGTGCATATGGTTACTGCATTTGTTGGCGTTTTCGTTTAGTCCTGCACTTGGGATATTGCGGGTAGATGAGAATCGAAGCTTTGATGGTGCGTTTATGGAGGATGTGTTTGTTGATAGGCAAAGATCGCAGAATCCGACACGGGTAAAGGTTATGATAATGCCTGGGTTTTATGTGCATGATAGGGTTTTAAAGTGCAAGGTTCTTTGCAGGTATAAAAATGCAGGTTGA